The Candidatus Poribacteria bacterium genome includes a window with the following:
- a CDS encoding nucleoside hydrolase, with protein MQYSIFLYSRRNLKVSFLVTISTLFIMTMTPTNLLAEGAEKTHPKRVIFETDMSTDVDDVGALAVLHALADGGEAEILAISFNEVHPSAADAICAINTWYNRGNIPIGIYKGDLADPDESSYLDTIANFPHNLPTIPTPSSLELYLQVLDEQPDSSVTIISVGFLNNLYDLLKADPNLITQKVTELVVMAGVVNDPYNTVRHDLIDKSEYVIRNWPTRLVISHYGESVQTGARLAETPAENPVREAYYRRFNGQYKGRSSWDQLAVLYGVRGLSDYFTEITDGKGRLSNGYEWEMKPGFRSYLDPKVSDSEFVRIVEDLMIKPPRR; from the coding sequence ATGCAGTATTCAATCTTTCTTTATTCACGTCGAAACTTGAAAGTTTCGTTCCTTGTGACGATATCAACGCTTTTTATTATGACAATGACACCAACCAATTTGCTGGCAGAAGGTGCTGAGAAAACGCACCCTAAAAGGGTAATATTTGAGACGGATATGTCTACCGACGTAGATGATGTTGGCGCGCTCGCTGTACTGCACGCTTTGGCAGATGGCGGTGAGGCTGAAATCCTTGCGATCAGTTTCAATGAAGTACATCCGAGTGCTGCCGATGCCATTTGTGCAATAAATACATGGTATAATCGGGGCAACATTCCGATCGGTATCTATAAGGGCGATCTCGCTGACCCTGATGAATCCAGCTACTTGGACACGATCGCTAATTTCCCACACAATCTCCCAACTATTCCAACCCCCAGTTCCTTAGAGCTTTATCTACAGGTGCTTGATGAACAACCCGATAGTTCGGTGACGATTATCAGCGTTGGGTTCCTCAACAATCTCTACGATCTTCTGAAAGCTGATCCTAATCTCATTACGCAGAAAGTCACTGAACTCGTGGTGATGGCAGGGGTTGTTAACGACCCTTACAACACAGTTCGCCACGATTTGATTGATAAGTCAGAATATGTTATCCGTAATTGGCCGACACGGCTTGTTATCAGCCATTATGGAGAGTCTGTACAGACCGGAGCGAGACTCGCAGAAACGCCTGCCGAAAATCCTGTCCGAGAGGCATATTATCGGCGATTCAACGGGCAGTACAAGGGGCGTTCCAGTTGGGATCAGCTTGCGGTTCTATATGGTGTGCGCGGTCTTAGCGACTACTTTACTGAAATTACAGATGGCAAAGGTAGGTTGTCGAATGGATACGAATGGGAGATGAAACCCGGTTTTCGGTCTTATCTGGATCCGAAGGTGTCGGATAGTGAGTTTGTCCGTATTGTTGAAGACTTGATGATTAAACCGCCGCGGAGATAA